In Ostrea edulis chromosome 6, xbOstEdul1.1, whole genome shotgun sequence, a single window of DNA contains:
- the LOC125645602 gene encoding uncharacterized protein LOC125645602 has protein sequence MKDVYRARKEIIAQDTKILEETIAPEYGNVIQQLEEWIKILPNSNSILKSQIQSRGKKLCESVQKVVGEFINKIDSVKQKNLDELKESLKTFRNNLDTVRQTIQENTALLLSWDSNLLHYRSTVQQYRSVPPLHISDIAFVPNNTEEWMISKIFGDLSFSRDVRFDMNVSTEIGQSLQRLSMKEISKNLEIVADISTGCNSLYDIACLGRTQAWVNGEGVMTRFDVKGNIFDKINTANNLPARGLTVINDEELLYSDSEENTIYLVKHGKPRAMIKTQWIPSGMCFSATGNVLAITCLRSERIFQIEVFDGKSGRAVRKFNLLQLQGGRFLSLYLAENINGDLCIADLNAKAVVIFTQDGRLRSRYGGAENFCHKFDPQYVATDINGNILVSDKGNNCVHVLNMDGELLSVLQHPELEDPRGISIDNENKLWLVAKSGRVKVIKYMK, from the coding sequence ATGAAGGATGTATATCGTGCAAGAAAAGAAATAATCGCACAAGATACAAAGATTTTAGAAGAAACCATTGCTCCGGAATATGGAAATGTCATACAGCAACTTGAGGAGTGGATCAAAATTTTGCCCAACAGTAACTCAATTCTGAAATCACAGATACAGTCAAGAGGCAAGAAATTGTGCGAATCAGTCCAGAAAGTTGTCGGAGAGTTCATTAATAAAATTGACAGTGTGAAACAAAAGAATCTTGACGAGTTGAAGGAAAGCTTAAAAACGTTCAGAAACAATCTAGACACCGTTCGTCAGACGATTCAAGAAAATACTGCTCTGTTACTATCATGGGACTCTAATCTCCTTCACTATCGCTCAACCGTTCAGCAATACAGGAGTGTACCCCCTCTTCATATCTCCGACATCGCATTCGTCCCAAACAATACTGAGGAGTGGATGATCTCCAAAATATTCGGGGATCTCAGTTTTTCAAGAGATGTACGCTTCGATATGAATGTGTCCACAGAAATCGGTCAGTCTCTGCAGCGATTATCCATGAAAGAAATCTCGAAAAACCTAGAGATTGTTGCTGATATTTCAACAGGATGTAACTCGCTTTATGACATCGCTTGTCTTGGCAGAACTCAAGCATGGGTGAATGGTGAGGGCGTGATGACGCGATTTGACGtaaaaggaaatatttttgataaaatcaaCACAGCAAATAATTTACCTGCTCGTGGCCTGACGGTCATCAACGATGAAGAATTACTGTACTCCGATTCTGAGGAGAACACAATATACTTGGTAAAGCACGGGAAACCCAGAGCTATGATAAAAACACAGTGGATACCCTCCGGAATGTGTTTCAGTGCGACTGGCAATGTTCTAGCGATTACCTGCTTAAGAAGTGAAAGAATATTTCAAATCGAGGTATTTGATGGAAAGAGCGGAAGGGCTGTAAGAAAATTTAACTTGTTGCAGTTGCAGGGTGGTCGTTTTTTATCCTTGTATTTGGCAGAAAACATAAATGGCGATTTATGCATTGCAGACTTAAACGCTAAAGCCGTGGTAATTTTCACCCAAGATGGTCGTCTTCGAAGTCGATACGGTGGAGCTGAAAACTTTTGCCACAAATTTGATCCGCAATACGTCGCAACAGACATAAATGGTAATATCCTCGTGTCTGATAAGGGAAATAACTGCGTTCACGTCCTTAACATGGATGGGGAATTGCTTTCAGTCCTTCAACACCCTGAGTTAGAGGATCCTCGAGGGATAAGCattgacaatgaaaacaaattatggtTGGTAGCAAAGTCAGGAAGGGTAAAAGTGATCAagtacatgaaataa